In the Argiope bruennichi chromosome 8, qqArgBrue1.1, whole genome shotgun sequence genome, CTCACTgagtattatttcttttatttttaaatagaagttaTTTCGATATGATTGAAATgattagatttatattatttaattgaattttttttattttgtatgaaggTGGTGTTTTTGTTAATTACGTTTTCAGAAAAAAGCGAACTTTTGTAAGTCGCTAAAGTGTGCTTAGCAGTGTAAAAATTATGGAACTGATCGGTATAATCTGTTTTAtatgggaaatatttttcaaattattataatatatttctggtTTTTTTATAGCCAtgtgctaattttctttttattgtggATATTAACGTTATTGATTTTATCTGCTCTGATTTTCAaggcatttaatttaatattatttaaagaaatcttaatgCTAGAAACCTTTTGCGGAATATTTATTTGtgtgcataatttattattttatatcagcatATTCAAGCTTTAATATTAACCTAAACATTAAGTGTTACTGTGTTATAAGATTTCTGCcagaattcagttttaaatcgGTACTGTTAAATCTGTAAAATATCTtagagattttttatatttaaaagaaagaatcggtaattaaaaaaaaaaaatagaatgttgcAGTGATAGAAATAGAAATCATGTTTTTCTACTGCTCtaggttttataaaatattttcacttgtttagaagataattttgttaaataatgcacattaatattgaactatttttctttatttaataattagtggtatcataattttgaacatcctattatattatttaatcttgtgtttattatttttttgtgcagtattaaaaaaaagcagttatgTTAATGTATGATTATTCTATTTTAACTCTCaaagctgtaatatttttttcaagatatttttatgtcttttttaagACTcattttttgggggaaaaaaaatctgtagttgTTTTTCTGAAGGTATTGAAGATGCAATTATCAGAActgatatatttctataaaaagtcAAACTTCATTACTTTTAGAACTGAGTTTAACATTCTTGagattaattgtttttatgttgTAATTCTGCAATATCTTCAATATCTCGAgcacttttttcataaaattatttgttttatttttaaattaattttacctaTATTACTTTTCAGTGCATATATATAGCATAgttcattattttagttctaaGATTATGTCATGCCTGAATTATATTCCTCATCTAATTTTATGAGGATTATTAGATGGTGGGGTTTATAgtgtaaaataacataattttattagcaTAGCTTAAGTATTGATTAGACGATATATTTTTCAGATCAAAGAGTTGGTTCTTGATAATTGTAGGAGTACACAGATTGTTGGCCTTTCAGATGAATTCAGTAATTTAGAGTCTCTCAGTCTAATCAATGTTGGCCTTACAAGTTTGAAAGGATTTCCTAAACTTCCAAACCTGAGAAAGGTAAAATGAAATTGCTGTTgcaaaatgcatttgtttttgaattgAGGTATCATGAAAGATTTAAAGAGTTAAATCAAATTcagtaatagatattttttcttttagctgGAATTAAGTGATAACAGAATATCTGGTGGTCTTAATTTATTGAGTGGAAGCCCCAAGTTATCTACTCTAAATCTGAGTGGAAATAAAATAGCAAGTTTAGATGCTTTGGAACCTTTGGTAAGAATTTTTCCCCCCCATCTTAAAGctttaaaagtgtagtttttgaatatatttaaattttcaatgtttatcaGTCATGCAATTATTATTGCAATACATTAAATAAGATCTATTATCTAAGAATACTAAATTGCATGAATGAAgccttttctgaattttatttactaattttactGTGTAAAAGGAGCGAATAACAAAATATTGACTAATTTTCATGCaagaatttgttttatacatGCAGATTTTTGCTGTTTAAATGCAACAAGTCAGTTGGGATAAATATTATGTTGAAGATTGTGTCTTCAACATAAATTTATGTAGCTAATACCACTTTTGTAGGCTGTTggcagaaattgaaattttttaagaaattatagtgAATAACTACATTTTTTGTCTATAAAACACATTAACATATCATTCATTGAACTATGTGAATTTTAATGTTCTGAATCATGAAGtaagattatttcaaataaaataattgctgaatttatttttttattaaaaagttattttaaacatgGTTTTAATGCACATTTACCatgatttatatatttggaaatgtcattttttatggCTCTGGAAggtaattttaatagaaatattgcaTTCATCATACATAaagttatcattattatattattggaGGTGGTGAAGCTTGTATGAAAGGGAAGATCTGAGAAAGATGGCTTATTTTATCTTCATaacttttatattgttaattGTGCTAGAAAAGAAGATTTCTGATTCTGGTAaggcatttttcatatttatagacATGTTTCATCTAagtgtccaaaaaaaaaaagtaagtaaaataatgTTTAGTATTTTTTCTTGACAGATTACttgtaaaactttttaatgtcatttataaCATTCTCCGATTTTATTTATAGCTTGATACTGctaagatttctttaaatattttttcatattctgtttttatttgtaaaaattttctgcttttgtaAAGTTTAGACAAATTCTGGTCTTGGAATAGGAGAAATATTATGAAGGATAAATGGATTGAAACTGATCTTGTTTGTTGTCTgatttttggttttatattttacagaaagATTTCCAAAACCTGAAGCAACTTGATTTGTTCAGCTGTGAAGTTACTCAAACTGAGAATTACAGAGAGAAAGTATTTGCATTGTTGCCTGGGCTAGTTTATCTTGATGGGTTTGACCAGAATGACAAAGAAGTTGAAGATTCTGATgaaggttaattttttaaatattcatttgaatataagctggcttttttttttgtattatgtgaatattttaaacttcttatGAAATTCTAATTCTGCACACTTACCTTTAGAAAATGGCGTGAATGATCATAATGCAGATGACAGTGAGGAAGGTGGCGAAGATGATGATGAAGgtatggtttttttttccttgtctgtctgtgaaaaaatattttgtttaacatttaaattaaaatgtttagagtttctgtaatattttggaaatatagtATAATGTCAACTCTTCTGTAAGCAACTAATAGAAACTTTCTTACCTAACCTTTCAAGTCAGggttaatttttatctaattactttcaaccttaaaaaaatgctttaattttttttttttttactttgaatctTTACACTTTGAAGGAAATGACATCTTTATATTGtcaatgtattatataatttcttataatgcatttagtaatgtaaaatttttgataatagtttcttttgtaaatttagttttataatttttaatttacatttaatgctTAATTGAGGTGCTTTATATAGAGTATATAAATATGAGTATAAATTGGCCCcctgtaaataaattgtatttgaaaagtttgatatcctttaataaaaatatatttctatacgtctattttaacttaaaagacaTATTGAATTTTGCATCAAAAAACATTAATGGAAATTTCTGTTATGTTATTTCATTGCAAAGAAAACTGTGACAGAAACACATCCTTTGATACATTTATGGTGAGCATGCTCATCAAATACCATTTCCAGAGTATGgcaatcgcaaaaaaaaaaaaaaaaaaaaaaaaaatcccaaatgcaGATTGTAAAACATTAATAGATGAAACTATTGACCATTGCATGAAACAAGTAGCAGTTtgtcaatttaaatgaaattttggaaaaattcgaTAGACTTTGCTATGATGTGTGTGTAGCCGTGTTTTTGCTCTATTCACTGCATTCAACAGCTGTTACTCCTATAGACTacaattttctatttgttttgctgTGTCAGAATGCCCATTCTAGAGATAAGGTAAATTCTAACACAGGTGGCTTAGCTACAtctaaataatttgctttttttttttttttttcatgaaattagtTTGGTGCTTGAACTATAgacaaatgtttgtttttttaatatttttttagaagaagaaaatgaaGATGAAGAAGATGATGAGGATGAAGAAGAGGATGGTGAAGTAGATCTCTCCTATCTGCAGAATTCCATTGATGTAGGTTTTCTCAATGAcctgtgataaaattatttaaacatttaatttttctttcttttagacaATGTTATTCCTCAAAATAGTGTTATTCGATTGTTACTATGAAgcattcaaaatttgtattttgttgtgATATCTTAGTTCCTTtgcattttatctaaaaaaaaaaatttcaaaatgtatctaATTCTggtaaatctaatattaaatttcaattaataatttgaagcttcatttattcacttttaaaatcatttaacacATGCTCAAGAAAAATgccatgtttataaaattaagtagTATGAAGCTGCTTTTGCTATAATTAAACATTGATATTCAAGTCTTGATTTGTTgtcaaattaaagaaatcatatttaaGTTCTGGCATACTTTTAGTTACtcttaattatacaaaaaataatgatacaaCAGCTTCAGTTGTCAAGGAATTGGAGATACACTTAGCTTCTCAAAGCAGAAGTCTTTTTTTCTGCTTGTCAGAtgatattcaaaatcaaattgaaCCTTGCTaagtttatgattaaaataatgtatgtGGTTTGTGTGTGTAATTGGATTACTATtctattgcttgattttttttaaatttttttttggtttgttcTTTCAGGGTAGCCTTGCTACCAGgtatttagttttagttatattaatgtcccgttttaagcaacactagggctatctcCCTTGCTACCAGGGAAACACatggcatttaaaaattgtttaaaaaacagaaagtgcatgaaaatttgaaaacattcataAAAGCATAGAACTTTaagatttctctctctctctcccatCCAAAAACTGCAGATCTCAAAAGAAAGCAAGAATAAAAGGTTGTAGTCATAGTTCCCAAAAAGCAAAACATTGATTTGTGTAATGTGGAAACTTACATCTTCTCTCTCtttcatgccttttttttttttctgtctagacCATTCTAGTTTCGATTTTTGAGACAATTCTTTTTCCCATGAGATTTCCAAAATGCGGCCAATGAGCATTCCCAAGACTTCTGCAACTGCTCAAAAGAAGATAATATATTTCACTG is a window encoding:
- the LOC129981907 gene encoding acidic leucine-rich nuclear phosphoprotein 32 family member A-like isoform X2, which encodes MNVMLFSFMTRSCMVKTKSEIIAIFQIKELVLDNCRSTQIVGLSDEFSNLESLSLINVGLTSLKGFPKLPNLRKLELSDNRISGGLNLLSGSPKLSTLNLSGNKIASLDALEPLKDFQNLKQLDLFSCEVTQTENYREKVFALLPGLVYLDGFDQNDKEVEDSDEENGVNDHNADDSEEGGEDDDEEENEDEEDDEDEEEDGEVDLSYLQNSIDEESEGDDYDPYGANDSDVDIEDDADEDDEDKPRGQKRKLDSDDE
- the LOC129981907 gene encoding acidic leucine-rich nuclear phosphoprotein 32 family member B-like isoform X1 codes for the protein MNVMLFSFMTRSCMVKTKSEIIAIFQIKELVLDNCRSTQIVGLSDEFSNLESLSLINVGLTSLKGFPKLPNLRKLELSDNRISGGLNLLSGSPKLSTLNLSGNKIASLDALEPLKDFQNLKQLDLFSCEVTQTENYREKVFALLPGLVYLDGFDQNDKEVEDSDEENGVNDHNADDSEEGGEDDDEEEENEDEEDDEDEEEDGEVDLSYLQNSIDEESEGDDYDPYGANDSDVDIEDDADEDDEDKPRGQKRKLDSDDE
- the LOC129981907 gene encoding acidic leucine-rich nuclear phosphoprotein 32 family member A-like isoform X3 is translated as MEKRIELEKRGRNPSEIKELVLDNCRSTQIVGLSDEFSNLESLSLINVGLTSLKGFPKLPNLRKLELSDNRISGGLNLLSGSPKLSTLNLSGNKIASLDALEPLKDFQNLKQLDLFSCEVTQTENYREKVFALLPGLVYLDGFDQNDKEVEDSDEENGVNDHNADDSEEGGEDDDEEEENEDEEDDEDEEEDGEVDLSYLQNSIDEESEGDDYDPYGANDSDVDIEDDADEDDEDKPRGQKRKLDSDDE